One Gordonia sp. SID5947 genomic region harbors:
- a CDS encoding nuclear transport factor 2 family protein, producing the protein MQPSDLDHLLDSHQITGLVNTYFRLLDEQDFDESRFCAIFHHDARIIRPDGSETVGPHDIAASHARNFARFESSQHLVTGHDVHVAGDSAELRFNLVAIHLWKDRPADAELNERSFSAGGVVTAALSRLSDGWRLTQVQNRVVWRTGYLGDMKPTR; encoded by the coding sequence GTGCAACCCTCCGACCTCGATCACCTGCTCGATTCCCATCAGATCACCGGGCTGGTGAACACATACTTCCGTCTCCTCGACGAGCAGGATTTCGACGAGAGCCGCTTCTGTGCGATCTTTCACCACGATGCCAGGATCATTCGCCCGGACGGTTCGGAGACGGTCGGTCCGCACGACATCGCGGCCAGCCACGCGCGGAATTTCGCGCGATTCGAGAGCAGTCAGCACCTGGTGACCGGTCACGATGTCCACGTCGCCGGCGACAGTGCCGAACTGAGATTCAATCTCGTCGCGATCCATCTTTGGAAGGACCGGCCCGCGGACGCCGAGCTGAACGAGAGGTCCTTCAGCGCAGGTGGCGTGGTGACCGCCGCGCTGTCCCGACTGTCGGACGGATGGCGTCTCACCCAAGTGCAGAACCGCGTCGTCTGGCGAACGGGATACCTCGGTGACATGAAGCCAACGCGGTGA
- a CDS encoding DNA adenine methylase → MSLDHAPFTPPAAIVEDPRYLSDQLLTYLGNKRSLLPLIDAAVEEVQTRLGRPLVVLDAFSGSGAVSRLLKARASRVIANDLESYARVMSECYLSDRSDVDSDEITSIMGIINNQVDQGLSFDGFIEELYAPDDDEHIRPGERVFYTRDNARRLDAYATLIHQLDDRLKPYLLAPLLSLASVHANTSGVFKGFHKDRLTGIGRFGGSGRDALVRILATIRLAPPVLSRHRGHKQVFQMGANALPTHVGPVDVAYLDPPYNQHPYGSNYFMLNLLVNYLRPHEISPISGIPVDWNRSRYNVRKDSATLLLDLATSLDARFLIVSFNDEGYIAPPEMVEMLASVGTVTEFRSRYNTFRGSRNLRARRTHVTEHLFAVEKG, encoded by the coding sequence GTGAGCCTCGACCACGCACCGTTCACGCCGCCCGCTGCGATCGTCGAGGATCCGCGCTACCTCTCGGATCAACTCCTCACCTACCTGGGGAACAAGCGATCGCTGCTGCCCTTGATCGACGCAGCGGTCGAGGAGGTGCAAACCCGGCTCGGCCGACCACTGGTGGTGCTCGACGCGTTCTCGGGCAGCGGTGCCGTGTCACGCCTCCTCAAGGCACGCGCGAGCCGGGTGATCGCCAACGATCTCGAATCGTATGCACGGGTGATGAGTGAGTGCTATCTCTCCGATCGGTCCGACGTGGACAGTGACGAGATCACGTCGATCATGGGGATCATCAACAACCAAGTGGACCAGGGACTCTCGTTCGATGGATTCATCGAGGAACTCTATGCGCCCGACGACGACGAGCACATCCGGCCGGGCGAACGGGTCTTCTACACCCGCGACAATGCGCGGCGCCTCGACGCGTACGCCACGTTGATCCACCAACTCGACGACCGGCTGAAGCCATACCTGTTGGCGCCGTTACTGTCTCTCGCATCGGTCCACGCCAACACCTCCGGCGTGTTCAAGGGTTTCCACAAGGACAGGCTCACCGGGATCGGCAGATTCGGTGGCTCCGGCCGGGACGCGCTGGTGCGCATCCTGGCGACCATCCGCCTGGCACCGCCGGTTCTCAGCCGGCATCGCGGACACAAGCAGGTGTTCCAGATGGGCGCCAACGCCCTGCCGACGCACGTCGGGCCCGTCGACGTCGCCTATCTCGATCCGCCCTACAACCAGCACCCGTACGGATCGAACTACTTCATGCTCAACCTGCTCGTGAATTACCTGCGGCCCCATGAGATCAGCCCCATCTCGGGTATACCGGTCGATTGGAATCGCTCGCGGTACAACGTGCGAAAGGATTCGGCCACGCTGCTGCTCGACCTCGCGACCTCCCTCGACGCCCGATTCCTTATCGTCTCCTTCAACGACGAGGGCTACATCGCGCCGCCGGAGATGGTCGAGATGCTCGCCTCGGTCGGGACCGTCACCGAGTTCCGATCCCGGTACAACACCTTCCGTGGCAGCCGGAATCTCCGGGCCCGTCGGACCCATGTGACCGAGCACCTGTTCGCCGTCGAGAAAGGGTGA
- a CDS encoding TetR/AcrR family transcriptional regulator → MTKSGRTESPRRRARGRSTRNRPTDEELLDAARAVIAEVGAERSTMDMIAERGGTTRVTLYAHFGSRDALVGMVVERELAEFTEWMYAAYDDSEHMAYGARARHSVEATFEYARRNPEGFRILLGHREESEDPGRRLYQALEPRVAARLRSNYGAQGTKLAASADTLASLLIGISLDVAYRALIVDGADIDVACDFAVTATMAVLRDVRPEQLLAIDASMAKR, encoded by the coding sequence GTGACGAAGTCCGGACGAACGGAGAGCCCGCGGCGTCGAGCGCGAGGGCGTAGCACGCGGAACAGGCCGACCGACGAAGAGCTGCTCGACGCGGCACGGGCGGTGATCGCCGAGGTCGGTGCCGAACGGTCGACCATGGACATGATCGCCGAACGAGGCGGCACCACCCGGGTCACGCTCTATGCCCATTTCGGGTCGCGGGACGCGTTGGTGGGCATGGTCGTCGAGCGCGAGCTCGCCGAGTTCACCGAATGGATGTACGCCGCATACGACGATTCCGAACACATGGCCTACGGTGCGCGGGCACGGCATTCGGTGGAGGCGACGTTCGAGTACGCGCGGCGCAACCCGGAGGGGTTCCGCATCCTGCTCGGGCATCGCGAGGAGTCCGAGGATCCCGGCCGTCGTCTGTACCAGGCGTTGGAACCGAGGGTCGCCGCTCGGTTGCGCAGCAACTACGGGGCGCAGGGAACGAAGCTCGCCGCCAGCGCCGACACGCTTGCGTCGCTGTTGATCGGGATCAGCCTCGACGTCGCGTATCGGGCGCTCATCGTCGACGGCGCCGACATCGATGTGGCCTGTGACTTCGCGGTGACGGCCACGATGGCGGTGCTGCGCGACGTGCGACCCGAGCAACTCCTGGCGATCGACGCGTCGATGGCCAAGCGATAA
- a CDS encoding LLM class flavin-dependent oxidoreductase: MTMPVMEPDLDTDLLRTWATAIDDGPYSSLCWGERIAFDNPDCLTLLGALSAWTERVRLVTTVVVPQLHDPVMLAKALATGDMLCGGRLTVGLGVGGRHEDYHAVGADTSAQTMRGMAERVDIMRRVWAGEKITESVLPVGPAPRQGGGPELHVGTTGPKTIRSASAWASGVAGVTLDLDLTRQQELFDVARTAWAEKGKPAPHLATSFWFALGTGDGPREQVHRHLRHYMNWIPADFVDAIAPTTGWAGTEEELVTVLRGFAEIGTDEVQLIPTSSDPDQLRRATEVAAEFA; encoded by the coding sequence ATGACCATGCCGGTGATGGAACCGGATCTCGACACAGATCTCCTCAGGACGTGGGCGACGGCGATCGACGACGGACCGTACTCGTCGCTGTGCTGGGGCGAACGCATCGCGTTCGACAACCCGGATTGCCTCACCCTGCTCGGCGCGCTGTCGGCGTGGACGGAGCGGGTGCGCCTGGTGACGACGGTCGTGGTGCCACAACTCCACGATCCGGTGATGCTGGCCAAGGCCCTGGCCACCGGCGACATGCTGTGCGGCGGTCGTCTGACGGTCGGCCTCGGCGTCGGCGGGCGGCACGAGGACTATCACGCGGTCGGCGCCGACACCTCCGCCCAGACGATGCGGGGCATGGCCGAGCGCGTGGACATCATGCGCCGGGTGTGGGCCGGCGAGAAGATCACCGAATCGGTACTGCCGGTGGGACCTGCGCCGCGTCAGGGTGGTGGCCCCGAACTGCATGTCGGCACCACCGGACCGAAGACCATCCGCAGCGCCTCGGCATGGGCCTCGGGCGTCGCAGGCGTCACCCTCGACCTTGACCTGACCCGACAACAGGAACTCTTCGACGTCGCGCGCACCGCGTGGGCCGAGAAGGGAAAGCCTGCACCCCATCTCGCGACATCGTTCTGGTTCGCGCTCGGAACCGGCGACGGTCCGCGCGAGCAGGTACATCGGCATCTGCGCCACTACATGAACTGGATTCCGGCCGACTTCGTCGACGCGATCGCCCCCACCACCGGGTGGGCGGGCACCGAAGAAGAACTGGTCACGGTGCTCCGTGGATTCGCCGAGATCGGCACCGATGAGGTGCAACTCATCCCGACCAGTTCGGACCCCGATCAGCTGCGCCGCGCGACCGAGGTCGCCGCCGAATTCGCCTGA
- a CDS encoding FMN-binding glutamate synthase family protein produces MIRVASVVALVAVALATIVLASLGPWGWWIPAALLTVLAGVGVYDLIQRRHSVLRNYPVLGHMRFLLEALRPELQQYFIERNFDGRPFDRDIRSLIYERAKGTAAELSYGTERDIDADGYEYLVHSVAPIERPPKPFRVRVGGPDCRRPYEMSLLNVSSMSFGALSGNALRALNNGARKGGFAHDTGEGGLTPYHLGGADVIWEIGSGYFGTRTTSGHFDPDQFAEKAADDRVKAISLKLSQGAKPGVGGVLPAAKVSAEIARYRGVPAGEKCVSPAGHSEFATPRELIIFLARLRELCDGKPVGFKLCVGSRVDVLAICKAMLAERITPDFIVVDGAEGGTAAAPLEYEDHVGLPLTDGLMTVHNALVGTGLRDQIRIGASGKVASGNDIVKRLIQGADYTNAARAMMMSVGCIQSQRCHTNHCPVGVATQDPRRARALDVEDKSERAFRYHQATVDEAMRIMASMGISEPSQLSPHLLRKRVSATSQRSYAEIYEWLRPGQLVDGPPQTWADDWERADPDSFAPDGTRARV; encoded by the coding sequence GTGATCCGTGTTGCCAGTGTTGTCGCGTTGGTGGCCGTCGCCCTCGCGACCATCGTCCTTGCGTCACTGGGCCCATGGGGTTGGTGGATTCCGGCGGCGCTGCTGACGGTGCTCGCGGGCGTCGGGGTTTATGACCTCATCCAGCGACGCCATTCCGTGCTACGGAACTACCCCGTGCTCGGCCACATGCGGTTCCTCCTGGAGGCGTTGCGGCCGGAGCTACAGCAGTACTTCATCGAGCGCAATTTCGACGGCCGACCGTTCGACCGTGACATCCGGTCACTGATTTACGAGCGGGCCAAGGGCACCGCGGCGGAATTGTCGTACGGGACCGAGCGCGACATCGATGCCGACGGCTACGAGTATCTGGTCCACTCGGTCGCACCGATCGAGCGGCCACCGAAACCATTTCGTGTGCGGGTCGGTGGCCCCGACTGTCGCCGGCCTTACGAGATGTCGCTGCTCAACGTGTCGTCCATGAGCTTCGGCGCACTCTCGGGAAACGCGCTGCGCGCGTTGAACAACGGTGCCCGCAAAGGCGGATTCGCGCACGACACCGGCGAGGGCGGTCTCACCCCGTATCACCTCGGCGGGGCCGACGTGATCTGGGAGATCGGCTCGGGCTATTTCGGAACACGGACCACGAGCGGACATTTCGATCCCGATCAGTTCGCGGAGAAGGCCGCCGACGACCGCGTCAAAGCCATCTCGCTCAAGCTCAGCCAGGGCGCCAAACCCGGTGTCGGAGGGGTACTACCCGCGGCCAAGGTCAGTGCGGAGATCGCGCGCTATCGCGGGGTGCCCGCCGGCGAGAAGTGCGTGAGCCCGGCGGGCCACTCCGAATTCGCCACGCCCCGTGAGCTCATCATCTTTCTCGCCCGCCTTCGCGAACTCTGTGACGGCAAACCGGTCGGGTTCAAGCTCTGCGTCGGATCGAGGGTGGATGTGCTCGCGATCTGCAAGGCGATGCTCGCCGAACGGATCACCCCGGACTTCATCGTGGTCGACGGCGCAGAAGGCGGAACCGCCGCGGCACCACTCGAGTACGAGGATCACGTCGGCCTCCCGCTGACCGACGGATTGATGACCGTGCACAACGCGCTCGTGGGCACCGGGCTGCGGGACCAGATCCGCATCGGCGCCAGCGGAAAGGTCGCGTCCGGGAACGACATCGTCAAACGATTGATCCAGGGCGCCGACTACACCAACGCCGCACGAGCGATGATGATGTCGGTCGGATGCATCCAGTCTCAGCGCTGTCACACGAATCATTGCCCGGTGGGCGTGGCCACCCAGGATCCACGTCGAGCGCGCGCCCTGGACGTGGAGGACAAGAGCGAGCGCGCGTTCCGATATCACCAGGCCACCGTCGACGAGGCGATGCGGATCATGGCGTCCATGGGTATCTCGGAACCGTCCCAGCTGTCGCCGCACCTACTGCGTAAACGAGTGTCGGCGACCAGCCAACGCTCCTACGCGGAGATCTACGAATGGCTACGACCCGGACAACTCGTCGACGGCCCCCCGCAGACCTGGGCCGACGACTGGGAGCGGGCCGACCCGGACTCGTTCGCGCCCGACGGGACGCGGGCGCGGGTCTGA